From the Hevea brasiliensis isolate MT/VB/25A 57/8 chromosome 15, ASM3005281v1, whole genome shotgun sequence genome, one window contains:
- the LOC110660262 gene encoding major allergen Pru ar 1 — protein sequence MGVLTFEREMAAAIPPTKMFKVFVLEADTAIPKILPQVVKNVEIIEGNGGPGTIKKTSFAEGREVKYIKTQIDATDKDNFTHCYSAIGGDPWMDALEKVSYEIKMVSSSDGGSIIKTTTKYYPKENGEINEDQIKIGAEKGLALFKAVEAYLLANPDAYN from the exons ATGGGTGTTTTGACTTTTGAGAGGGAAATGGCTGCCGCTATCCCCCCAACCAAGATGTTCAAGGTCTTTGTCCTTGAAGCTGACACTGCTATCCCTAAGATTCTGCCTCAGGTCGTTAAGAATGTGGAGATTATTGAAGGAAATGGAGGGCCTGGAACCATTAAGAAGACTTCCTTTGCAGAAG GTAGGGAAGTGAAGTATATTAAGACCCAGATTGATGCAACAGACAAAGACAATTTCACGCACTGCTACAGTGCTATCGGAGGCGATCCATGGATGGACGCACTGGAGAAAGTTTCCTATGAGATCAAAATGGTGTCTTCTTCTGATGGAGGATCCATTATCAAGACCACCACCAAATACTACCCAAAGGAAAACGGTGAGATCAATGAAGACCAGATCAAGATTGGAGCAGAGAAGGGCCTGGCATTGTTTAAGGCTGTTGAAGCTTATCTCTTGGCAAATCCTGATGCttataactaa
- the LOC110660259 gene encoding major allergen Pru ar 1, translating to MGVVSYELIVTSPIPPAKLYKALVLDSDILLPKIVPQAIKSVEILEGDGGPGTVKKVTFGEGSQFKYSKHKIEAIDKKNLKFSHSVIEGDMLMNVIEKITYYIKFQQSPDGGCICKESSNYHTIGDFKLNKDQLKAGKEKALGMFKAVEAYLLANPDAC from the exons ATGGGTGTTGTTTCCTACGAATTGATTGTCACCTCCCCCATCCCGCCGGCTAAGCTGTACAAAGCCTTGGTCCTTGATTCCGATATTCTCCTACCAAAGATTGTGCCACAGGCCATTAAGAGCGTTGAAATCCTTGAAGGAGATGGAGGCCCTGGAACCGTAAAAAAAGTTACTTTTGGAGAAG GTAGCCAATTCAAGTACTCGAAGCATAAGATCGAAGCGATTGATAAAAAGAACTTAAAATTCAGCCATAGTGTGATTGAAGGCGACATGTTAATGAATGTGATTGAAAAAATAACTTACTATATCAAGTTCCAGCAATCCCCTGATGGAGGATGCATCTGCAAGGAGAGCAGCAATTACCATACCATTGGTGACTTTAAGCTTAACAAAGACCAACTTAAGGCTGGCAAAGAGAAGGCCTTAGGAATGTTCAAGGCTGTTGAAGCTTACCTTTTGGCTAATCCTGATGCCTGCTAA